In Deltaproteobacteria bacterium, a single window of DNA contains:
- a CDS encoding dephospho-CoA kinase: protein MTRIVGLTGGIGTGKSTVSRMLTALGAAVVDADAIVHELQAPGMPMVAEIARAFGPEFVGPDGALDRARLRELVFRDPEARRRLGEITHPAVGREMLARVEAARAAGTALVVMDNPLLFEGRARRVAANPALAPHDRGEDSILVYAPAETQIARQIARDGVTRELALQRLAAQLPIEAKRALATHVIDNSGGLDATERQVRELYAKLVSAASARP, encoded by the coding sequence ATGACGCGCATCGTCGGGCTCACGGGCGGGATCGGGACGGGGAAGAGCACGGTCTCGCGCATGCTGACGGCCCTCGGCGCCGCGGTCGTGGACGCGGACGCGATCGTGCACGAGCTGCAGGCGCCGGGGATGCCCATGGTCGCGGAGATCGCCCGCGCTTTCGGGCCGGAGTTCGTCGGCCCGGACGGGGCCCTCGACCGCGCGCGGCTGCGGGAGCTCGTGTTCCGCGACCCCGAGGCCCGAAGGCGTCTCGGGGAGATCACCCACCCCGCAGTCGGCCGCGAAATGCTGGCGCGCGTCGAGGCCGCCCGCGCCGCCGGGACCGCGCTCGTCGTGATGGACAACCCCCTGCTCTTCGAGGGCCGCGCGCGCCGGGTCGCCGCGAATCCCGCGCTCGCCCCTCACGACCGCGGCGAGGACTCGATCCTCGTGTACGCGCCCGCGGAGACGCAGATCGCGCGCCAGATCGCGAGGGACGGCGTGACCCGCGAGCTCGCGCTCCAGCGCCTCGCGGCGCAGCTGCCGATCGAGGCGAAGCGCGCCCTCGCGACTCACGTGATCGACAACTCCGGCGGGCTCGACGCCACCGAGCGTCAGGTGCGCGAGCTGTACGCGAAGCTGGTCAGCGCGGCTTCAGCGCGCCCTTGA
- a CDS encoding tryptophan synthase subunit alpha has translation MTRIAERFAALRAAREGGFAPFITAGDPDLETTSEMILALAENGADMIEIGIPFSDPSADGPTIQRASERALARGTTLRKVLPLVAKLRPQVKIPLLLMGYANPFYALGAEGCAAACADAGIDGILCPDLPPEEGADLYGAFAKHGVDAALLGSPTTTPARMRMLVHNTRGFLYYVSLTGVTAARSELASGIEQGVRAVHALSDVPVIVGFGISRPEHAAEVCRYADGVAVGSAIVALIERAGSKAAAVDAVAKFAREIKGALKPR, from the coding sequence ATGACCCGTATCGCGGAACGTTTCGCTGCGCTGCGCGCGGCGCGCGAAGGCGGCTTCGCTCCGTTCATCACCGCCGGCGACCCCGATCTCGAAACGACGTCGGAGATGATCCTCGCGCTCGCGGAAAATGGCGCCGACATGATCGAGATCGGCATCCCGTTCTCCGATCCGAGCGCCGACGGTCCCACGATTCAGCGCGCGAGCGAGCGCGCGCTCGCGCGCGGCACGACGCTGCGCAAGGTGCTGCCGCTCGTCGCGAAGCTGCGCCCGCAGGTGAAGATTCCGCTGCTGCTGATGGGCTACGCGAATCCGTTCTACGCACTCGGCGCCGAAGGCTGCGCAGCGGCATGCGCGGACGCCGGCATCGACGGAATCCTCTGTCCCGACTTGCCGCCGGAAGAGGGCGCCGACCTCTACGGCGCGTTCGCAAAGCACGGCGTCGATGCTGCGCTGCTCGGCTCGCCCACCACCACGCCCGCGCGCATGCGCATGCTCGTCCACAACACGCGCGGCTTTCTCTACTACGTCTCGCTGACGGGCGTGACCGCGGCGCGCAGCGAGCTGGCGAGCGGAATCGAGCAGGGCGTTCGCGCAGTCCACGCGCTCAGCGATGTCCCGGTGATCGTGGGCTTCGGCATCTCGCGCCCCGAGCACGCCGCCGAGGTCTGCCGCTACGCCGACGGCGTCGCGGTGGGCAGCGCGATCGTCGCGTTGATCGAGCGCGCGGGCAGCAAGGCCGCGGCGGTCGACGCCGTCGCGAAGTTCGCGCGCGAGATCAAGGGCGCGCTGAAGCCGCGCTGA
- the trpB gene encoding tryptophan synthase subunit beta, producing MSESLAPGPSRGRFGSFGGRYVAESLIAALDELEAAIPRITGSPEFRRELGDLLRHYAGRPTPLYHAKRLSAETGLTVYLKREDLAHTGAHKINNVLGQALLAKHMGKPRVIAETGAGQHGVATATACALLGLQCEVFMGEEDVQRQALNVFRMELLGAKVHAVTCGSRTLKDAINEALRDWVTNVRSTYYCIGSVMGPHPYPTLVRDLQRVIGVEAREQIVAQAGRLPDALVACVGGGSNAMGLFHPFKDDASVKMFGVEPAGEGIATGRHGVTIGAGVPGILHGQRTLVLADDDGQIFPAHSISAGLDYPGVGPEHAHFHEIGRATYVSVTDEEALAAFQHLARIEGLLPALEPAHAIAYLPKLAAQMPGALVVLNLSGRGDKDAPQVREILAKRKPR from the coding sequence ATGAGCGAGTCGCTCGCGCCCGGGCCGAGCCGCGGGCGCTTCGGCAGCTTCGGGGGCCGCTACGTCGCCGAGTCGTTGATCGCCGCGCTCGACGAGCTCGAAGCCGCGATCCCGCGCATCACCGGCTCGCCCGAGTTTCGGCGCGAGCTCGGCGACTTGTTACGGCACTACGCCGGCCGTCCGACGCCGCTCTATCACGCGAAGCGGCTCTCGGCGGAGACCGGCCTCACCGTCTACCTGAAGCGCGAGGACCTCGCGCACACCGGCGCGCACAAGATCAACAACGTGCTCGGGCAGGCGCTGCTCGCGAAGCACATGGGCAAGCCGCGCGTGATCGCGGAGACCGGCGCGGGCCAGCACGGCGTGGCGACGGCGACGGCGTGCGCGCTGCTCGGCCTCCAGTGCGAAGTGTTCATGGGCGAGGAGGACGTGCAGCGCCAGGCGCTGAACGTGTTCCGCATGGAGCTGCTCGGCGCGAAGGTGCACGCCGTGACGTGCGGCTCGCGCACGCTGAAGGACGCGATCAACGAGGCGCTGCGCGACTGGGTCACGAACGTGCGCTCGACTTATTACTGCATCGGCTCGGTGATGGGGCCGCACCCGTACCCGACGCTGGTGCGCGACCTCCAGCGCGTGATCGGCGTCGAGGCGCGCGAGCAGATCGTCGCGCAGGCGGGGCGTCTGCCGGACGCGCTCGTCGCATGCGTGGGCGGCGGCTCGAACGCGATGGGCCTCTTCCACCCGTTCAAGGACGACGCGAGCGTGAAGATGTTCGGCGTCGAGCCCGCGGGCGAGGGCATCGCGACGGGACGCCACGGCGTGACGATCGGCGCGGGTGTGCCGGGCATTCTTCATGGCCAGCGCACGCTCGTCCTCGCGGACGACGACGGACAGATCTTCCCGGCGCACTCGATCTCGGCGGGCCTCGACTACCCCGGTGTCGGCCCCGAGCACGCGCACTTCCACGAGATCGGCCGCGCGACGTACGTCTCGGTGACGGACGAGGAAGCGCTCGCTGCCTTCCAACACCTCGCGCGCATCGAGGGCCTGCTGCCCGCGCTCGAGCCCGCCCATGCGATCGCGTATCTGCCGAAGCTCGCGGCGCAGATGCCGGGCGCGCTCGTGGTGTTGAACCTCTCGGGCCGCGGCGACAAGGACGCGCCCCAGGTGCGCGAGATCCTCGCGAAGCGAAAACCTCGATGA
- a CDS encoding phosphoribosylanthranilate isomerase gives MTVRIKVCGITHPDDAAMCVDAGVDLIGLNFVPASPRHLSIDQGEKIAARVAGQIERVAVFANAPLVEIQKVMRRVDLERIQFHGDETEEDIELVDLPVIKAVRGADMEAIEQFPSAILLLDHPTEGGGKGKAWDWSEAEPLISAGTDVILAGGLNPENVAEAIAAVGDVLPWGVDVATGVDGASFRKDAAKIAAFVKAVREASK, from the coding sequence GTGACGGTTCGCATCAAGGTGTGCGGGATCACCCACCCCGACGACGCAGCGATGTGCGTCGACGCGGGCGTCGACCTGATCGGCCTCAACTTCGTGCCCGCGTCGCCGCGCCATCTCTCGATCGACCAAGGCGAGAAGATCGCAGCGCGCGTCGCGGGCCAGATCGAGCGCGTGGCGGTGTTCGCGAATGCGCCGCTCGTCGAGATCCAGAAGGTGATGCGGCGGGTCGACCTCGAGCGCATCCAGTTCCACGGCGACGAGACGGAAGAGGACATCGAGCTCGTCGATCTGCCCGTGATCAAGGCCGTGCGCGGCGCCGACATGGAGGCGATCGAGCAGTTCCCGAGCGCGATCTTGTTACTGGATCACCCGACCGAAGGCGGCGGCAAGGGCAAGGCGTGGGACTGGAGCGAGGCGGAGCCGCTGATCTCGGCGGGCACCGACGTGATCCTGGCCGGCGGCCTCAACCCCGAGAACGTGGCCGAGGCGATCGCCGCGGTGGGCGACGTGCTGCCGTGGGGCGTCGACGTCGCGACGGGCGTCGACGGCGCGAGCTTCCGCAAGGACGCGGCGAAGATCGCGGCCTTCGTGAAGGCCGTACGCGAGGCGTCGAAATGA
- the trpC gene encoding indole-3-glycerol phosphate synthase TrpC, with protein MSTILARILATKREEVAAAKSRESADALAARARACTRRVASLRGSLERGEGVRVIAEIKRKSPSKGEIRRDCDPVAIARAYTAAGAAAISVLTDEQYFGGSLSVLEAVRAVTPVPLLRKDFVVDAYQIDEARVAGADAVLLIVAALSPAEIAAFAKHAASLGLEVLVEVHDEAELEVALASGAALIGINNRDLRSFHTDLGVTQRLAPRAAGRACVVAESGIFGPADVERLARSGAHGYLVGESLMREPDVGLALRKLRGIA; from the coding sequence GTGAGCACGATCCTGGCCCGCATCCTCGCGACGAAGCGCGAAGAGGTCGCGGCGGCGAAGTCGCGCGAGAGCGCGGACGCGCTCGCCGCGCGCGCCCGCGCGTGCACGCGCCGCGTCGCGAGCTTGCGCGGTTCGCTCGAGCGCGGCGAGGGCGTTCGCGTGATCGCCGAGATCAAGCGGAAGTCGCCGAGCAAGGGCGAGATCCGCCGCGACTGCGATCCAGTCGCGATCGCGCGCGCGTACACCGCGGCGGGCGCCGCTGCGATCTCCGTGCTCACGGACGAGCAGTACTTCGGCGGCTCGCTGTCCGTGCTCGAAGCCGTGCGCGCGGTGACGCCCGTGCCGCTGTTGCGGAAAGACTTCGTCGTCGACGCGTACCAGATCGACGAGGCGCGCGTGGCCGGCGCCGACGCGGTGCTGCTGATCGTCGCGGCGCTCTCGCCCGCCGAGATCGCCGCGTTCGCGAAGCACGCGGCGTCGCTCGGCCTCGAGGTGCTCGTCGAGGTGCACGACGAGGCGGAGCTGGAGGTCGCGCTCGCGAGCGGCGCTGCGCTGATCGGCATCAACAACCGCGACCTGCGCTCGTTCCACACCGACCTCGGCGTGACCCAGCGGCTCGCGCCGCGCGCCGCGGGCCGTGCCTGCGTCGTCGCGGAGAGCGGTATTTTCGGCCCCGCGGACGTGGAGCGGCTCGCGCGTTCGGGCGCGCATGGCTACCTCGTCGGCGAATCATTGATGCGCGAGCCGGACGTCGGGCTCGCGCTTCGCAAACTCCGAGGCATCGCGTGA
- the trpD gene encoding anthranilate phosphoribosyltransferase, translating to MSLAQAIALAAERTEVPAAALEAAFDTIARGEATPVQIAALLVALRTKGETARELAAVARALRKHADTAVLGDARTVDTCGTGGDGASTFNISTVAAFVVAGAGVPVAKHGNRAATSKCGSFDVLEALGVNGDIPVAAASRILGEVGIAPFFARRAHPAMRFVAPVRAELPHRTLMNAMGPLLSPVGAKRQLIGVYARGLVETLAQVLGELGSERALVVHGEDGLDEITTTGRTFAALLDAGRVQATTLEPEALGVARAKPEALRGGDAQENARIARGVLAGEPGAALDIVLVNAGAALFVAGAARDVAAGVALARESVASGAAKAKLAALAAATQAVRA from the coding sequence ATGAGCCTCGCGCAGGCGATCGCGCTCGCGGCGGAGCGCACCGAAGTGCCCGCCGCGGCGCTCGAGGCGGCCTTCGACACGATCGCGCGCGGCGAGGCGACGCCCGTGCAGATCGCGGCGCTGCTCGTCGCGCTGCGCACCAAGGGCGAGACCGCGCGCGAGCTGGCGGCGGTGGCGCGCGCGCTGCGCAAGCACGCGGATACCGCCGTGCTCGGCGACGCGCGCACGGTCGATACCTGCGGCACCGGCGGCGACGGCGCCAGCACGTTCAACATCTCCACCGTCGCGGCGTTCGTCGTCGCGGGCGCAGGCGTCCCGGTCGCGAAACACGGCAACCGCGCGGCCACGAGCAAGTGCGGCAGCTTCGACGTGCTCGAAGCGCTCGGCGTGAACGGCGACATCCCGGTGGCGGCGGCATCGCGCATTCTCGGCGAGGTCGGCATCGCGCCGTTCTTCGCGCGCCGCGCGCATCCCGCGATGCGCTTCGTCGCCCCGGTGCGCGCCGAGCTTCCGCATCGCACGCTGATGAACGCCATGGGACCGCTGCTCTCGCCGGTGGGCGCGAAGCGGCAGCTGATCGGCGTGTACGCGCGCGGGCTGGTGGAGACGCTCGCCCAGGTGTTGGGGGAGCTCGGCAGCGAGCGCGCGCTCGTCGTGCACGGCGAGGACGGGCTCGACGAGATCACGACGACGGGGCGCACGTTCGCGGCGCTGCTCGACGCGGGCCGTGTGCAGGCGACGACGCTCGAGCCCGAGGCGCTCGGCGTGGCGCGTGCGAAGCCCGAGGCGCTGCGCGGAGGCGACGCGCAGGAGAACGCGCGCATCGCGCGTGGCGTGCTCGCGGGCGAGCCGGGCGCGGCGCTCGACATCGTGCTGGTGAACGCGGGCGCGGCGCTGTTCGTGGCCGGCGCCGCGCGTGACGTCGCGGCGGGCGTTGCGCTCGCGCGCGAGAGCGTCGCCTCGGGCGCCGCGAAGGCGAAGCTGGCGGCGCTCGCGGCGGCGACGCAGGCGGTGCGGGCGTGA
- a CDS encoding aminodeoxychorismate/anthranilate synthase component II yields the protein MPRLLLIDNYDSFTYNLFQYLGELGASVEVVRNDAEPLAALLARAVDGLVISPGPGRPDAAGVSMQAVRAFAERGTPVLGVCLGHQAIGEVFGGRIVSAKRLMHGKTSQIHHEQRGVFAGLATPLEATRYHSLVIEPATCPAVLEVTARTEDGEIMGVRHRSLPVEGVQFHPESILTRDGKRLLANFLARCAPRAAA from the coding sequence ATGCCGCGCCTCCTCCTGATCGATAACTACGACTCCTTCACGTACAACCTCTTCCAGTACCTCGGCGAGCTCGGCGCGAGCGTCGAGGTGGTGCGCAACGACGCGGAGCCGCTCGCGGCGCTGCTGGCGCGCGCTGTCGACGGGCTCGTGATCTCGCCCGGGCCCGGACGCCCCGACGCCGCCGGCGTCTCGATGCAGGCCGTGCGCGCGTTCGCCGAGCGCGGCACGCCAGTGCTCGGCGTGTGTCTCGGGCATCAGGCGATCGGCGAGGTGTTCGGCGGGCGCATCGTCTCGGCGAAGCGCCTCATGCACGGCAAGACCTCGCAGATTCACCACGAGCAGCGCGGTGTGTTCGCCGGCCTCGCGACGCCGCTCGAAGCGACCCGCTACCACAGTCTCGTGATCGAGCCCGCGACGTGCCCCGCGGTGCTCGAAGTCACGGCGCGCACCGAGGACGGCGAGATCATGGGCGTGCGGCATCGCTCGCTGCCGGTCGAGGGCGTGCAGTTCCATCCCGAATCGATCCTCACGCGCGACGGCAAGCGCCTGCTCGCGAACTTCCTCGCGCGCTGCGCGCCGCGAGCGGCGGCATGA